GCATGTTTTCGCCGCCGATGCAAGTGCCAATTTCTTCTTTCCCATCAGCACCCTTCCGAGCGGCAAGATGTATCTTATCACGTTACTTTACTTTTGGCAACTACCAGTTTCAGTAACATTAACATTTCTGTTTTGTTACTATTTTGTATCGCGTCTGGTCAGGTATGATTCTACCATGACTGTGTTTCGAGATCAAGGGGTCTTTACTGTTTTCTTAACCCTGGGCTCCCTCTTTTTCCACCCAGTCCTCATTCTCATCCAATTCAACTATGTCTTCGGGGTTCATCCCCGTAGGCAACCCGCTGCGCACTCCGGCCACCAATCGATCGCCGGGCTCTAGTACTTCCAACACCCCATAGACCTGAAGCAGCTCGACAACTTCCCGTACTTCATTTTGATTTAGTCCCGTTTGCTTCGCTACCTCAGCTATCGTTGGAACATGGTTTTTGGTGTTCGGCATCTCAATCAACTCCAGTCTGCTAATCTACCGCTAGTATTCCACCGCAGCAACAGCATAATCAATAATCGTGCTCTGTTCCCGAGTCTAATTGCCCCAGATGTGATATAATTGGGATGAAAATTTCTTAGCAGATAGGAGTATATCCCCATGCCACGTCAGAATCAAACGATGCATACCGATCTGTACCAGCTCACGATGATGTATGGGTATTACAGAGCCGGAACACACAAGCGCGAGGCCGTATTTGACCTGTTTTTTCGCACCGGTCCCTTTGGTGGCAACCATGTAATTACCGCAGGTCTTGAGCAAGCGATTGAGTACATACAGAATCTTCATTTTTCCCAGGAGGATCTGGACTATCTCGCATCCCTAAAACTTTTTAGTCCTGATTTTCTCGACTTCTTGCGGGATTTCACCTTTACTGGGGACATCTTGGCTATGCCGGAGGGTACCGTTGCTTTCCCCCATGAGCCTTTGGTTCGGGTCAAGGCTCCAATCTACCAAGGGCAATTAATCGAAACGGCTTTGCTCGCAATGATCGGACATCAAAGCCTAATTGCCACCAAAGCTGCCCGAGTAGTTCAAGCAGCCGAGGGTGATCCCGTCCTTGAATTTGGCCTGAGGCGTGCTCAAGGTCTCGGAGCTGGGCTGTATGGAGCCCGAGCAGCTATCGTCGGTGGATGTGCTGCTACCAGCAACCTTCTGGCCGGACAAGTCTTTGGAGTTCCCGTTAGTGGAACACATGCCCATTCCTGGGTAATGAGCTTTCCCACTGAGCTCGATGCCTTCCGTGCCTATGCAGCAGCCTATCCCGATGCTTGTCTACTGCTGGTTGACACCTACGACACCCTGCGCAGCGGAGTTCCCAATGCCATCATCGTCGGTAAGGAGTTGGAAGCCAAGGGGCATAAACTCCTGGGAATCCGTCTCGACAGTGGCGACATCTCCTATTTGTCTCGGGAAGCAAGGAAGATGCTGGACAGTGCCGGACTTACCTATGCAAAGATCGTTGCAAGCAACGATCTAGATGAGCACCTAATTCGGGATCTCAAGCAACAGGGAGCCAAGGTGGACACTTGGGGTGTCGGAACCAACCTGATTACTGCCAGGGATAATCCTGCCCTGGGCGCAGTTTACAAGATGGTTGCCGAAGAAGTAGACGGCAAATTCGTTCCCAAGATCAAAGTCAGCGAGAACCGGGAAAAAACTACGAA
The DNA window shown above is from Bacillota bacterium and carries:
- a CDS encoding nicotinate phosphoribosyltransferase; the encoded protein is MPRQNQTMHTDLYQLTMMYGYYRAGTHKREAVFDLFFRTGPFGGNHVITAGLEQAIEYIQNLHFSQEDLDYLASLKLFSPDFLDFLRDFTFTGDILAMPEGTVAFPHEPLVRVKAPIYQGQLIETALLAMIGHQSLIATKAARVVQAAEGDPVLEFGLRRAQGLGAGLYGARAAIVGGCAATSNLLAGQVFGVPVSGTHAHSWVMSFPTELDAFRAYAAAYPDACLLLVDTYDTLRSGVPNAIIVGKELEAKGHKLLGIRLDSGDISYLSREARKMLDSAGLTYAKIVASNDLDEHLIRDLKQQGAKVDTWGVGTNLITARDNPALGAVYKMVAEEVDGKFVPKIKVSENREKTTNPGVKRPLRLMDNSTGKAIADLIILEEEVIDTSKPLTIFDPIETWKRKTLRNFSVQELLTPIFLQGELVYSLPSLPEIQQRAKENQAAFWPEHIRLINPQEYYVDLSEPLWNLKQQLIEQERARIQNGLNGR